One genomic segment of Coffea arabica cultivar ET-39 chromosome 6e, Coffea Arabica ET-39 HiFi, whole genome shotgun sequence includes these proteins:
- the LOC140009541 gene encoding protein POLYCHOME-like: MPEARDRISRAEDLAAIYTRRRQSIISGGSGNGNLSGGRISVLPDEAMDVGPTTPFRWGLMAMTATRGGGMGVADGSVGGGFERGSLGTPRIWRGRHLQMSPVRVIGRQNMSPTVRGSRGRVRGRGRGRGGSVLPNWYPRTPLQDVTAIVRAIERRRASLREGEGHQLESPIPQEQTVHDPTVSTSGAQLEHDISMITPYPTMRSRACPVSVGKVPKILLDITNQNAGETAFLTPEKKLLNSIDTVEKVVMEELHKLKRTPIAKKAEREKKVRTLMSMR; this comes from the exons ATGCCGGAGGCCAGAGACAGAATATCTAGGGCAGAGGACTTGGCAGCCATTTACACTCGTCGACGACAGTCAATAATCTCAGGTGGAAGCGGAAATGGCAATTTAAGTGGCGGAAGAATCAGTGTTTTACCTGATGAGGCAATGGATGTGGGTCCCACGACTCCGTTCCGATGGGGGTTGATGGCTATGACGGCAACTCGTGGAGGAGGAATGGGAGTGGCCGATGGTTCTGTTGGAGGTGGATTTGAGAGGGGTAGTCTGGGAACACCAAGAATTTGGCGTGGCAGGCATTTGCAGATGTCTCCAGTCAGAGTTATTGGCAGGCAGAACATGTCTCCTACGGTCAGAGGTAGCCGAGGCCGGGTTAGAGGTCGAGGCAGGGGTCGTGGTGGTAGTGTTTTGCCCAATTGGTACCCCAGAACTCCCCTTCAGGATGTCACTGCTATTGTGAGG gcaattgaaagaagaagaGCTAGCTTGAGGGAAGGTGAAGGCCATCAACTTGAGAGTCCTATCCCCCAGGAACAGACTGTTCATGATCCTACTGTGTCTACATCAGGTGCTCAACTCGAGCACGATATTTCTATGATCACTCCATATCCAACAATGAGAAGTAGAGCCTGTCCAGTATCTGTCGGTAAAGTGCCGAAGATATTGCTTGATATCACCAACCAGAATGCTGGAGAGACAGCTTTTCTCACTCCAGAAAAGAAGCTGTTGAACTCCATTGATACAGTTGAGAAAGTGGTAATGGAGGAACTGCACAAATTGAAAAGGACTCCCATTGCAAAGAAGGcagagagggaaaagaaagttaGGACTTTGATGTCAATGCGTTAA
- the LOC113696443 gene encoding ras-related protein RABA4d-like yields the protein MMSNLYGDFNQKIDYVFKIVLIGDSAVGKSQLLARFARNEFSLDSKATIGVEFQTKTLIVDQKTVKAQIWDTAGQERYRAVTSAYYRGAVGAMLVYDMTKRQSFDHMARWLEELRGHADKNIVIMLIGNKCDLGSLRAVPTEDAQEFAERENLCFMETSALESTNVESAFMTVLTQIYRIISKKTLNAADGSEYEKSASLKGTRIIVPGQDSDPGGRKAGCCRSS from the exons ATGATGTCGAACTTGTATGGAGATTTTAATCAAAAGATTGATTATGTTTTCAAGATTGTATTGATTGGAGATTCTGCAGTAGGGAAATCTCAACTGCTAGCTCGTTTTGCAAGAAATGAATTTAGTTTGGATTCAAAGGCAACTATTGGTGTTGAATTTCAAACAAAGACTCTGATTGTTGATCAAAAGACCGTCAAGGCACAGATTTGGGACACTGCTGGCCAAGAAAG GTACCGAGCGGTGACAAGTGCCTACTATCGTGGAGCAGTTGGTGCAATGTTAGTTTATGACATGACAAAACGGCAATCATTTGACCACATGGCTAGATGGCTTGAGGAACTCAGAGGCCATGCTGATAAAAATATTGTTATAATGCTTATTGGTAACAAATGCGATTTGGGGTCTCTTAGAGCTGTACCAACTGAGGATGCTCAAGAGTTTGCTGAAAGAGAGAACTTATGCTTTATGGAGACATCAGCACTTGAATCCACAAACGTCGAAAGTGCATTCATGACAGTCCTAACCCAAATATACCGCATCATAAGCAAGAAAACACTAAATGCAGCTGATGGTTCTGAATATGAAAAGTCAGCATCTTTGAAAGGAACAAGGATCATTGTTCCTGGCCAAGATTCAGATCCTGGTGGTAGAAAAGCCGGCTGTTGCAGGTCCTCATGA
- the LOC113695486 gene encoding transcription factor bHLH130-like isoform X2, whose translation MYGDSQALSSDDSSIFHSSWNAKEALFAQSRELFMDSVSASSTNYNSLEFNNQYTSANQNSSGLLRFRSAPSSLLESLSADDKIVKSSVENRGLTSRFNSSCEAQSNQVSHSSSTNGYTLKSQLPPQYPRASRGTLAQLGSVNGVYRVPGSMAMDHQRQPKMSPTLTRQNSSPAELFSHLTAQSGYATMRGVGNYRLTNGASGDLSPSSNRFKGPMSFSSGSPTTLGMLSRISEVENETGGADGSNDDKLGNTNGDTQLYGSGFRFGSWNNSSKFAENLTGLKREIDYDQNLFSDSQGGEPRNRPNILSHHLSLPNTAELAAMDKLMQFQDTVPCKIRAKRGCATHPRSIAERVRRTRISERMRKLQDLVPNMDKTLSDIRANCKCSAMQKPVPDQMV comes from the exons ATGTATGGCGATTCCCAAGCATTATCTTCTGACGACAGCTCTATATTTCACTCAAGCTGGAATGCTAAAGAAGCCTTATTTGCACAGAGCAGAGAGTTATTCATGGACTCTGTCTCTGCTAGTAGTACAAACTATAATAGTCTTGAGTTCAACAACCAATATACTAGTGCTAATCAAAATAGTTCTGGGCTACTAAGATTTAGGTCTGCTCCAAGTTCTCTGTTGGAGAGCTTAAGTGCTGATGATAAGATTGTGAAAAGCAGTGTTGAAAATCGAGGGTTGACCTCAAGATTCAATAGTTCTTGTGAAGCACAGAGCAATCAAGTCTCTCATAGTAGTAGTACTAATGGTTACACTCTGAAATCACAATTACCACCTCAGTATCCGCGGGCATCAAGAGGAACACTTGCTCAACTGGGCTCTGTAAATGGAGTGTATAGAGTTCCAGGTTCAATGGCAATGGATCATCAAAGGCAGCCCAAAATGAGTCCTACTCTTACTAGGCAAAATAGTTCACCTGCTGAATTGTTCTCACACCTCACTGCTCAATCTG GCTATGCCACAATGAGAGGTGTTGGAAATTATAGACTGACAAATGGAGCTAGTGGAGATTTAAGTCCATCTTCAAATAGGTTCAAGGGACCGATGAGCTTCTCATCCGGGAGTCCGACGACGTTAGGGATGTTGTCTAGAATATCAGAAGTTGAGAACGAGACTGGTGGTGCTGACGGCTCTAATGATGACAAACTAGGAAATACCAATGGGGATACTCAATTGTATGGCTCTGGCTTCCGTTTTGGATCTTGGAACAATTCATCAAAATTCGCTGAGAACTTAACCGGCCTTAAGAGAGAAATTGACTATGATCAGAACTTATTTTCTGATAGTCAG GGTGGAGAGCCTAGAAATCGGCCTAATATTTTGTCCCACCACTTAAGTTTACCAAATACAGCTGAACTTGCTGCTATGGACAAGTTAATGCAATTCCAGGACACAGTTCCTTGCAAAATCCGTGCCAAACGAGGTTGTGCTACTCATCCACGAAGTATAGCAGAGAGG GTAAGAAGAACCCGGATCAGTGAAAGGATGAGGAAATTGCAGGATCTTGTTCCAAACATGGACAAG ACACTCAGCGATATTCGGGCAAATTGCAAATGCTCAGCCATGCAGAAGCCAGTTCCAGATCAAATGGTTTGA
- the LOC113695486 gene encoding transcription factor bHLH130-like isoform X1, giving the protein MYGDSQALSSDDSSIFHSSWNAKEALFAQSRELFMDSVSASSTNYNSLEFNNQYTSANQNSSGLLRFRSAPSSLLESLSADDKIVKSSVENRGLTSRFNSSCEAQSNQVSHSSSTNGYTLKSQLPPQYPRASRGTLAQLGSVNGVYRVPGSMAMDHQRQPKMSPTLTRQNSSPAELFSHLTAQSGYATMRGVGNYRLTNGASGDLSPSSNRFKGPMSFSSGSPTTLGMLSRISEVENETGGADGSNDDKLGNTNGDTQLYGSGFRFGSWNNSSKFAENLTGLKREIDYDQNLFSDSQGGEPRNRPNILSHHLSLPNTAELAAMDKLMQFQDTVPCKIRAKRGCATHPRSIAERVRRTRISERMRKLQDLVPNMDKQTNTADMLDLAVDYIKDLQKQYKTLSDIRANCKCSAMQKPVPDQMV; this is encoded by the exons ATGTATGGCGATTCCCAAGCATTATCTTCTGACGACAGCTCTATATTTCACTCAAGCTGGAATGCTAAAGAAGCCTTATTTGCACAGAGCAGAGAGTTATTCATGGACTCTGTCTCTGCTAGTAGTACAAACTATAATAGTCTTGAGTTCAACAACCAATATACTAGTGCTAATCAAAATAGTTCTGGGCTACTAAGATTTAGGTCTGCTCCAAGTTCTCTGTTGGAGAGCTTAAGTGCTGATGATAAGATTGTGAAAAGCAGTGTTGAAAATCGAGGGTTGACCTCAAGATTCAATAGTTCTTGTGAAGCACAGAGCAATCAAGTCTCTCATAGTAGTAGTACTAATGGTTACACTCTGAAATCACAATTACCACCTCAGTATCCGCGGGCATCAAGAGGAACACTTGCTCAACTGGGCTCTGTAAATGGAGTGTATAGAGTTCCAGGTTCAATGGCAATGGATCATCAAAGGCAGCCCAAAATGAGTCCTACTCTTACTAGGCAAAATAGTTCACCTGCTGAATTGTTCTCACACCTCACTGCTCAATCTG GCTATGCCACAATGAGAGGTGTTGGAAATTATAGACTGACAAATGGAGCTAGTGGAGATTTAAGTCCATCTTCAAATAGGTTCAAGGGACCGATGAGCTTCTCATCCGGGAGTCCGACGACGTTAGGGATGTTGTCTAGAATATCAGAAGTTGAGAACGAGACTGGTGGTGCTGACGGCTCTAATGATGACAAACTAGGAAATACCAATGGGGATACTCAATTGTATGGCTCTGGCTTCCGTTTTGGATCTTGGAACAATTCATCAAAATTCGCTGAGAACTTAACCGGCCTTAAGAGAGAAATTGACTATGATCAGAACTTATTTTCTGATAGTCAG GGTGGAGAGCCTAGAAATCGGCCTAATATTTTGTCCCACCACTTAAGTTTACCAAATACAGCTGAACTTGCTGCTATGGACAAGTTAATGCAATTCCAGGACACAGTTCCTTGCAAAATCCGTGCCAAACGAGGTTGTGCTACTCATCCACGAAGTATAGCAGAGAGG GTAAGAAGAACCCGGATCAGTGAAAGGATGAGGAAATTGCAGGATCTTGTTCCAAACATGGACAAG CAAACCAACACAGCTGACATGTTAGATTTGGCTGTCGACTACATTAAAGATCTCCAAAAACAGTACAAG ACACTCAGCGATATTCGGGCAAATTGCAAATGCTCAGCCATGCAGAAGCCAGTTCCAGATCAAATGGTTTGA